A stretch of the Haloarcula ordinaria genome encodes the following:
- a CDS encoding adenosylcobalamin-dependent ribonucleoside-diphosphate reductase produces MSNADLSADELTLPIKRTDGDTLEERLTGNAYNNILPARYLRKDANGDLVESPEALFERVAKNIALAEAVFEAEKQDVEITVTPAQLKPGHPRRDELAAEVFGTGTSTEDDAETSLSVYNVNKFAYDTIVPELPGEIRTHVEETADAFQEQMEQLSFMPNSPTLMNAGDELQQLSACFVDSPDDDIDDIHQTAKEAAQVFQSGGGMGYAFWRLRPYGDPVGSTGGIASGPITFMRTYDQMCETIAQGGARRGAQMGVMRVSHPDVIQFIHAKNKDVSLAETLRLNDPDDFTHNSFAEALEEARELIDDEGKVPKHLRNAVEGHLSNFNISVGITDGFMEALQNGEDFTFTNPRTEEPHVATPETVELYEMFDLGEYVEAGEVLSIPAEKLWERIVQGAHENGEPGVIYLERVNKQHSFDVEKHPDHRILATNPCGEQPLEEYEACNLGHINLSTLAAQDAPDYRVWAEDHADEYDSTEAAIDAFLDDAMDWDEFDTRIELGTRFLENVVTMSDFPVEKIEKKVREMRKIGLGIMGLAQLYIQLGVEYGSPEANEVARQLMRHINHGSKAASHELAEDRGVFEEWDNSKYANPTEYREWFEKQTGEDADDWADGYPIRNHNTTTIAPTGTTSMIGNTTGGCEPIYNVAYYKNVSDDVQGDEMLVEFDDYFLRALEENGVDVEAVKQEAQEQMAENRFDGVAGLSTVPDALGELFVTTGDLSARDHAGVQVACQEGVDSAISKTVNAPNDSTIEDAAEVFEYIYDHGGKGVTYYRDGTRSKQVLTTRAQNAEFADMDADEIVAQIEEMFGGIEGFLEDEAVQAALAESVDDILSVADGEQTEFAKKQSRPDVLHGVTQRIDTGYGKLYVNINEDPSAERPFELFANIGNSGGFTASFTEALAKTISTALRSGVDPEEIADELQGIRSPKVAWDKGEQIQSIPDAIGTALRRYLDGEVDKAYPQQTTLEETAEEEEGRAEAEPSTHTDGGPTAVDAGARQTQSDTGPEAEAGGSAADSDQQALIDAGESPECPDCGSLSLYYSEGCKTCESCGWSEC; encoded by the coding sequence ATGAGTAACGCGGACCTCTCCGCCGACGAACTCACGCTCCCGATCAAACGAACCGACGGGGACACGCTCGAAGAGCGCCTGACCGGGAACGCATACAACAACATCCTCCCGGCTCGCTACCTCCGCAAGGACGCCAACGGCGACCTCGTCGAGAGCCCCGAAGCGCTGTTCGAGCGGGTCGCGAAGAACATCGCGCTCGCCGAGGCCGTCTTCGAGGCCGAGAAACAGGACGTCGAGATCACGGTCACGCCGGCCCAGCTCAAGCCCGGCCACCCGCGGCGCGACGAGCTCGCCGCCGAGGTGTTCGGCACGGGGACGAGCACGGAAGACGACGCCGAGACATCGCTCTCCGTGTACAACGTCAACAAGTTCGCGTACGACACCATCGTGCCCGAACTCCCCGGCGAGATTCGGACCCACGTCGAGGAGACAGCCGACGCCTTCCAGGAGCAGATGGAGCAGCTCTCGTTCATGCCCAACTCGCCGACGCTGATGAACGCCGGCGACGAGCTCCAGCAGCTCTCGGCGTGTTTCGTCGACTCGCCCGACGACGACATCGACGACATCCACCAGACCGCCAAGGAGGCCGCACAGGTCTTCCAGTCCGGCGGCGGCATGGGCTACGCGTTCTGGCGCCTCCGCCCGTACGGCGACCCCGTCGGGTCGACCGGGGGCATCGCCAGCGGCCCGATCACGTTCATGCGGACCTACGACCAGATGTGCGAGACCATCGCCCAGGGCGGCGCCCGGCGCGGTGCACAGATGGGCGTCATGCGCGTCTCCCATCCGGACGTCATCCAGTTCATCCACGCCAAGAACAAGGACGTCTCGCTGGCCGAGACCCTGCGCCTGAACGACCCGGACGACTTCACGCACAACTCCTTCGCCGAAGCCCTGGAGGAGGCCCGCGAACTCATCGACGACGAGGGGAAGGTCCCCAAGCACCTCCGGAACGCCGTCGAGGGCCACCTCTCGAACTTCAACATCTCGGTGGGCATCACCGACGGCTTCATGGAGGCGCTGCAGAACGGCGAGGACTTCACCTTCACCAACCCCCGGACCGAGGAGCCACACGTCGCCACCCCCGAGACCGTCGAACTCTACGAGATGTTCGACCTCGGCGAGTACGTCGAGGCCGGCGAGGTGCTCTCGATCCCCGCCGAGAAACTCTGGGAGCGCATCGTCCAGGGCGCCCACGAGAACGGCGAACCGGGCGTCATCTACCTCGAACGCGTCAACAAACAGCACTCCTTCGACGTCGAGAAACACCCCGACCACCGGATTCTCGCGACGAACCCCTGTGGCGAACAGCCCTTAGAGGAGTACGAGGCCTGCAACCTCGGGCACATCAACCTCTCGACGCTCGCCGCCCAGGACGCCCCGGACTACCGCGTCTGGGCCGAGGACCACGCCGACGAGTACGACTCCACGGAGGCCGCCATCGACGCGTTCCTCGACGACGCGATGGACTGGGACGAGTTCGATACGCGCATCGAACTGGGTACCCGGTTCCTGGAGAACGTCGTCACGATGTCGGACTTCCCGGTCGAGAAGATCGAGAAAAAGGTTCGAGAGATGCGCAAAATCGGCCTGGGCATCATGGGCCTCGCGCAACTGTACATCCAGCTGGGCGTCGAGTACGGTTCGCCCGAGGCCAACGAGGTCGCCCGGCAGCTGATGCGCCACATCAACCACGGCTCGAAGGCCGCCAGTCACGAACTCGCCGAGGACCGTGGCGTCTTCGAGGAGTGGGACAACTCCAAGTACGCGAACCCCACGGAGTACCGCGAGTGGTTCGAGAAACAGACCGGCGAGGACGCCGACGACTGGGCCGACGGCTACCCCATCCGCAACCACAACACGACGACCATCGCCCCGACCGGCACGACGTCGATGATCGGCAACACCACCGGCGGCTGTGAGCCAATCTACAACGTCGCCTACTACAAGAACGTCTCCGACGACGTCCAGGGCGACGAGATGCTCGTCGAATTCGACGACTACTTCCTGCGGGCCCTGGAGGAGAACGGCGTCGACGTCGAGGCCGTCAAGCAGGAGGCCCAGGAGCAGATGGCCGAGAACCGGTTCGACGGCGTCGCCGGCCTCTCGACGGTGCCCGACGCGCTGGGCGAACTGTTCGTCACCACCGGCGACCTCTCGGCCCGCGACCACGCGGGCGTCCAGGTCGCCTGCCAGGAGGGCGTCGACTCCGCCATCTCCAAGACGGTCAACGCCCCGAACGACTCGACCATCGAGGACGCCGCCGAAGTGTTCGAGTACATCTACGACCACGGCGGGAAGGGCGTCACCTACTACCGCGACGGCACCCGCTCGAAGCAGGTGCTGACCACGCGGGCCCAGAACGCCGAGTTCGCCGACATGGACGCCGACGAGATCGTCGCCCAGATCGAAGAGATGTTCGGCGGCATCGAGGGCTTCCTCGAGGACGAGGCCGTCCAGGCCGCCCTCGCAGAGTCCGTCGACGACATCCTGAGCGTCGCCGACGGCGAGCAGACGGAGTTCGCCAAGAAGCAGTCCCGCCCGGACGTCCTCCACGGCGTCACCCAGCGCATCGACACCGGCTACGGGAAACTGTACGTCAACATCAACGAGGACCCGTCGGCCGAGCGGCCGTTCGAGCTGTTCGCCAACATCGGCAACTCCGGCGGCTTCACCGCTTCGTTCACCGAAGCGCTGGCCAAGACCATCTCGACGGCGCTGCGCTCGGGCGTGGACCCCGAAGAGATCGCCGACGAGCTGCAGGGTATCCGGTCGCCGAAGGTCGCCTGGGACAAGGGCGAGCAGATCCAGTCCATCCCAGACGCCATCGGCACGGCCCTGCGTCGCTACCTCGACGGCGAGGTCGACAAGGCCTACCCGCAACAGACCACGCTCGAAGAGACCGCCGAAGAAGAGGAGGGGCGCGCCGAAGCCGAGCCCTCGACGCACACCGACGGCGGCCCGACGGCGGTCGACGCCGGTGCGCGCCAGACGCAGTCCGACACCGGCCCGGAGGCCGAAGCCGGTGGGTCGGCTGCCGACAGTGACCAGCAGGCGCTCATCGACGCGGGCGAGAGCCCCGAGTGTCCGGACTGTGGCTCGCTGTCGCTGTACTACTCGGAAGGCTGCAAGACCTGCGAGTCCTGTGGCTGGTCCGAGTGCTGA
- a CDS encoding phosphoribosylanthranilate isomerase has translation MTRVKLCGVTNEPDRDAVVASGADAVGVVHGVPVDTPREVDEATARSLVAGVPPLVTGVLVTMPRTVQEAVKRVETVEPDAVQVHDGLTPAELGALDRRITQSIVAVVDAESDDIEDYADHADALLVDSVDAAGAGGTGETHDWERTREVVESLSVPVILAGGLTPENVGDAIETVRPFAVDAASGVEQSGGRKDHGAIEAFVSNVAAADREVSA, from the coding sequence ATGACGCGCGTCAAGCTCTGTGGCGTGACGAACGAACCCGACCGCGACGCCGTCGTCGCGAGCGGAGCCGACGCCGTCGGCGTCGTCCACGGCGTCCCCGTCGACACGCCCCGCGAAGTCGACGAAGCAACGGCCAGGAGCCTCGTCGCGGGTGTCCCACCGCTGGTCACGGGTGTGCTGGTGACGATGCCACGGACGGTCCAGGAGGCCGTCAAGCGCGTCGAGACGGTCGAACCCGACGCCGTGCAGGTCCACGACGGGCTGACACCCGCCGAGCTAGGGGCGCTCGACCGACGAATCACGCAGTCTATCGTCGCCGTCGTCGACGCCGAGAGCGACGATATCGAGGACTATGCCGACCACGCCGACGCCCTGCTCGTCGACTCGGTGGACGCCGCGGGCGCGGGCGGGACGGGCGAGACCCACGACTGGGAGCGCACGCGCGAGGTCGTCGAGTCGCTCTCCGTGCCAGTGATTCTGGCCGGCGGGCTCACCCCCGAGAACGTCGGTGACGCCATCGAGACGGTGCGGCCGTTCGCCGTCGACGCAGCCTCGGGTGTCGAGCAGTCAGGTGGTCGGAAAGACCACGGCGCCATCGAGGCGTTCGTCTCGAACGTCGCCGCGGCCGACCGGGAGGTGTCGGCGTGA
- a CDS encoding NAD(P) transhydrogenase subunit alpha — protein MQEPASERGQRRRPPRGGVAVTFIQNLTLFVLAAFVGYEIITKIPTNLHTPLMSGANAISGITLIGSVAVAGAGSTTLATALGFLAVVMATINVVGGYLVSHFMLRDFVRGD, from the coding sequence ATGCAGGAGCCAGCGTCGGAGCGGGGCCAGCGACGCCGCCCGCCCCGAGGAGGTGTCGCCGTGACGTTCATCCAGAACCTCACGCTGTTCGTGCTGGCGGCGTTCGTCGGCTACGAGATAATCACGAAGATTCCGACGAACCTCCACACGCCGCTGATGTCCGGCGCCAACGCCATCTCGGGTATCACCCTCATCGGCTCGGTCGCGGTGGCAGGGGCCGGGTCGACGACGCTCGCGACGGCACTTGGCTTTCTCGCGGTCGTCATGGCGACCATCAACGTCGTCGGCGGCTACCTCGTGAGTCACTTCATGCTGCGGGACTTCGTGAGGGGGGACTGA
- the trpD gene encoding anthranilate phosphoribosyltransferase yields the protein MQEYIERVTDGEDLTQDEAREVARLVFEEATEAQIGALLAALRAKGETEAEIAGFAQGMRDAARTISPQRETLVDTCGTGGDDYDTINVSTTSAIVAAGAGVPIAKHGNYSVSSSSGSADVLEVAGVNVEAEPPSVEEAIERDGIGFMLAPVFHPAMKAVIGPRQELGMRTVFNILGPLTNPAGANAQVLGVYDPDLVPMVAEALARLNVEHAMVVHGAGLDEIAIHGATTVAEVRGEHIEEYSLPPEDIGLESAAIEDIAGGSPEENAADLRGIVSGEVTGAKRDIILANAGAAIYVAGVAETHAEGVELAREAIDSGAASAKLDDLVGE from the coding sequence ATGCAGGAGTACATCGAACGCGTCACGGACGGCGAGGACCTGACACAGGACGAGGCACGCGAGGTCGCACGGCTCGTCTTCGAAGAAGCGACGGAAGCCCAGATCGGGGCGCTGCTGGCCGCGCTCCGGGCGAAAGGCGAGACGGAGGCCGAGATAGCCGGGTTCGCGCAGGGGATGCGCGACGCCGCCCGGACCATCTCGCCCCAGCGCGAGACGCTCGTCGACACCTGCGGGACCGGTGGCGACGACTACGACACCATCAACGTCTCGACGACGAGCGCCATCGTCGCCGCCGGCGCGGGCGTCCCCATCGCCAAGCACGGGAACTACTCGGTGTCCTCGTCGTCGGGGAGCGCCGACGTACTCGAAGTCGCCGGCGTGAACGTCGAGGCCGAACCGCCGTCGGTCGAAGAGGCCATCGAGCGCGACGGCATCGGCTTCATGCTCGCGCCGGTGTTCCACCCGGCGATGAAGGCCGTCATCGGCCCGCGCCAGGAACTCGGAATGCGGACCGTCTTCAACATCCTCGGGCCGCTGACGAACCCCGCCGGCGCGAACGCGCAGGTGCTGGGCGTCTACGACCCCGACCTCGTCCCGATGGTCGCCGAGGCGCTGGCGCGACTGAACGTCGAGCACGCGATGGTCGTCCACGGCGCAGGACTCGACGAGATCGCCATCCACGGTGCGACGACCGTCGCCGAAGTCCGGGGCGAACACATCGAGGAATATTCACTCCCGCCCGAGGACATCGGCCTCGAGTCGGCGGCCATCGAGGACATCGCCGGCGGGAGCCCGGAGGAGAACGCGGCCGACCTCCGTGGTATCGTCTCGGGCGAGGTCACCGGGGCGAAACGAGACATCATCCTCGCGAACGCCGGCGCGGCCATCTACGTCGCCGGCGTCGCCGAGACCCACGCCGAGGGGGTCGAGCTGGCCCGCGAGGCCATCGACTCCGGGGCGGCTTCGGCCAAACTCGACGACCTGGTGGGTGAATGA
- a CDS encoding NAD(P)(+) transhydrogenase (Re/Si-specific) subunit beta has protein sequence MVSFLPEWVLPLSYLAAAVLFIQGLRDMTHPRTGMRGNMISSGGMLLAVGVTVLWLDILSPIVLLAGLVVGGAVGTGLAVSVERTEMPQLVGLFNGFGGGASALVAGAELVDQFDTARTIAAVSVDVTAAGAVSGIIGAVTLWGSLVAAGKLHGVLDTSEIRFTGDQAAKVVFLLVAVAFGVHIVVRPDFAAMLLETQWVPSYWLLFAAASILGVLLVLPIGGADMPVVIALLNSYSGLAAAATGFVLSNTVLIIAGTLVGASGLILTVIMCESMNRSLANVLFGGFGEETSSEEMDATYEGNITETSPEEVEMLLDTAQRVVIVPGYGMAVAQAQHAAAELAELLDENNVDVEFGIHPVAGRMPGHMNVLLAEADVPYEKMRELEEVNPTFSQTDVVIVTGANDVVNPKANTDDSSPIAGMPVLNVSEARTVIVNKRSLSPGFSGIPNPLFADDKTSMLFGDAKESMQELVNLYKENH, from the coding sequence GTGGTCTCGTTCCTCCCGGAGTGGGTGCTCCCGCTCTCGTATCTCGCCGCGGCGGTCCTGTTCATCCAGGGACTTCGAGACATGACCCACCCCCGGACTGGGATGCGTGGCAACATGATCTCCTCGGGTGGGATGTTGCTGGCGGTCGGCGTCACGGTCCTCTGGCTCGACATCCTCTCGCCGATAGTGCTCCTGGCCGGCCTGGTCGTGGGCGGCGCCGTCGGCACGGGACTTGCGGTGTCGGTCGAGCGGACGGAGATGCCCCAGCTCGTCGGCCTGTTCAACGGCTTCGGCGGCGGGGCCTCGGCGCTGGTCGCCGGCGCCGAGCTGGTCGACCAGTTCGATACCGCGCGGACGATCGCCGCCGTCTCGGTCGACGTCACCGCCGCCGGGGCCGTCTCGGGCATCATCGGCGCCGTGACCCTGTGGGGGAGCCTCGTGGCCGCCGGCAAACTCCACGGCGTGCTCGACACCTCCGAGATACGCTTCACCGGTGACCAGGCCGCCAAGGTCGTCTTCCTCCTGGTCGCCGTCGCCTTCGGCGTCCACATCGTGGTCCGGCCGGACTTCGCCGCCATGCTGCTCGAGACCCAGTGGGTGCCGTCGTACTGGCTGCTGTTCGCCGCTGCGTCGATTCTGGGCGTGCTCCTGGTACTGCCCATCGGGGGCGCGGACATGCCCGTGGTCATCGCGCTGCTGAACTCCTACTCCGGGCTGGCGGCCGCGGCCACCGGGTTCGTCCTGAGCAACACCGTCCTCATCATCGCCGGGACGCTCGTCGGGGCCTCCGGCCTGATTCTGACGGTCATCATGTGCGAATCGATGAACCGGTCGCTGGCGAACGTCCTCTTCGGCGGGTTCGGCGAGGAGACGTCCTCCGAGGAGATGGACGCGACCTACGAGGGGAACATCACCGAGACCTCCCCCGAGGAAGTCGAGATGCTGCTCGACACCGCCCAGCGGGTCGTCATCGTCCCCGGCTACGGGATGGCCGTCGCGCAGGCACAGCACGCCGCCGCCGAACTGGCGGAACTGCTCGACGAGAACAACGTCGACGTGGAGTTCGGTATCCACCCGGTCGCCGGCCGGATGCCGGGCCACATGAACGTCCTGCTGGCGGAGGCCGACGTCCCCTACGAGAAGATGCGCGAACTGGAAGAGGTGAACCCGACCTTCTCCCAGACGGACGTGGTCATCGTCACCGGCGCCAACGACGTCGTCAACCCGAAGGCCAACACCGACGACTCCAGCCCTATCGCGGGCATGCCCGTGCTCAACGTCTCCGAGGCGCGGACGGTCATCGTCAACAAGCGCAGCCTCAGCCCCGGCTTCTCGGGCATCCCCAACCCGCTGTTCGCCGACGACAAGACCTCGATGCTGTTCGGCGACGCCAAGGAGTCGATGCAGGAACTGGTCAACCTCTACAAGGAGAACCACTGA
- a CDS encoding Re/Si-specific NAD(P)(+) transhydrogenase subunit alpha, whose translation MIVGVPTETVADETRVALIPPVAEELVDDGHEVLIAAGAGAGADWTDDEYRSAGCEVVADRNEVFERADVILQVRGLGAAEDVPTDPYSDGQVVVGLLGPYDVDEELEPLAERDISAFSLELIPRISRAQSMDAVTSMGNIGGYKSVIIGAEASPKLFPLMMTAAGTVQPADVFVIGAGVAGLQAIATADRLGANVKGYDIRLEVREQVQSLGAEFVELDLETEGSGDDEGYAREMDEEFYRQQRKQLTRVVGESDVVITTAAIPGAPAPELVTEDMVKEMDPGSVIVDVSAPTGGNCELTEPGETVTREGVTIFGPTNLAARVPHTASELYANNVQDFLENLLEDGELAIDTDDEIVDSTLLTHDGTVRNPHRDDGDEAEAEDEDEDESEPERDESNDDEPDGGETDD comes from the coding sequence ATGATTGTCGGGGTACCGACTGAGACCGTCGCGGACGAGACGCGGGTCGCGTTGATTCCCCCCGTCGCCGAGGAGCTCGTCGACGACGGCCACGAGGTGCTGATCGCGGCCGGCGCCGGCGCCGGTGCCGACTGGACCGACGACGAATACCGGTCGGCCGGCTGCGAGGTCGTTGCCGACCGAAACGAGGTCTTCGAGCGAGCGGACGTCATCCTGCAGGTCCGTGGACTGGGCGCCGCCGAGGACGTCCCGACCGACCCGTACAGCGACGGACAGGTCGTCGTCGGGCTGCTCGGGCCCTACGACGTCGACGAGGAACTGGAGCCGCTGGCGGAGCGCGACATCTCGGCGTTCTCGCTCGAACTCATCCCCCGCATCAGCCGCGCTCAGAGCATGGACGCGGTGACGTCGATGGGCAACATCGGGGGTTACAAGTCGGTGATTATCGGCGCCGAGGCGTCGCCGAAGCTGTTCCCCCTGATGATGACCGCCGCTGGCACGGTCCAGCCGGCCGACGTGTTCGTCATCGGGGCCGGCGTTGCGGGCCTGCAGGCCATCGCGACGGCCGACCGGCTGGGGGCGAACGTCAAGGGATACGACATCCGGCTGGAGGTCAGAGAACAGGTCCAGAGCCTCGGGGCCGAGTTCGTCGAACTCGACCTGGAGACCGAGGGGTCGGGCGACGACGAGGGCTACGCGCGGGAGATGGACGAGGAGTTCTACCGACAGCAGCGAAAGCAGCTCACCCGGGTCGTCGGCGAGTCCGACGTCGTCATCACGACGGCGGCGATTCCGGGCGCGCCGGCACCGGAGCTCGTGACCGAAGACATGGTCAAGGAGATGGACCCCGGCTCGGTCATCGTCGACGTCTCGGCGCCGACGGGCGGCAACTGCGAACTCACCGAACCGGGCGAGACAGTCACCCGCGAGGGCGTGACGATATTCGGACCGACCAACCTGGCCGCGCGGGTGCCCCACACGGCCAGCGAGCTCTACGCGAACAACGTTCAGGACTTCCTGGAGAACCTGCTCGAGGACGGCGAACTCGCCATCGACACGGACGACGAGATCGTCGACTCGACGCTACTCACCCACGATGGAACCGTACGAAACCCACACAGAGACGACGGAGACGAAGCTGAGGCCGAAGATGAAGACGAAGACGAAAGCGAACCAGAGCGCGACGAATCGAACGACGACGAACCCGACGGGGGCGAGACCGATGACTGA
- the trpG gene encoding anthranilate synthase component II has product MSSASVATTDDVASEDLRVLFVDNFDSFTYNLVEYVSEYAETEVVRNTASLEDIDAYDPDAIVISPGPGHPKNERDVGVTMDVLTERSTEIPTLGVCLGLEAAVYAYGGTIGRAPEPIHGKAFPITHDGKGVFRGLEQGFQGGRYHSLVALDVPDVFEVSATTPANAAASSDHDDETDLVMGVRHREYPIEAVQFHPESVLTSVGHDVIRNFLADV; this is encoded by the coding sequence ATGAGTTCCGCCTCCGTCGCCACGACCGACGACGTCGCAAGCGAGGACCTCCGGGTGCTGTTCGTCGACAACTTCGACTCCTTCACCTACAACCTCGTCGAGTACGTCTCCGAGTACGCCGAGACCGAGGTCGTCCGGAACACCGCGTCGCTCGAGGACATCGACGCCTACGACCCCGACGCCATCGTCATCTCGCCGGGGCCAGGTCACCCGAAAAACGAGCGCGACGTCGGCGTGACGATGGACGTCCTGACCGAGCGCAGTACCGAGATACCGACGCTCGGCGTCTGTCTCGGCCTCGAGGCGGCCGTCTACGCCTACGGCGGTACCATCGGGCGCGCGCCGGAACCCATCCACGGGAAGGCGTTCCCCATCACCCACGACGGGAAGGGCGTCTTCCGCGGCCTCGAACAGGGGTTCCAGGGCGGGCGCTACCACTCGCTGGTCGCGCTCGACGTCCCGGACGTCTTCGAGGTGAGCGCGACGACGCCGGCCAACGCCGCGGCCAGCAGCGATCACGACGACGAGACAGACCTGGTGATGGGTGTCCGTCACCGCGAGTACCCCATCGAGGCGGTCCAGTTCCACCCCGAATCGGTCCTCACCTCCGTGGGGCACGACGTCATCCGGAACTTCCTCGCGGACGTCTAG
- the trpE gene encoding anthranilate synthase component I has product MSLDVSREEFAEFAEADRPVVVRAAAQLDVDVEPLAAYAALAGGTGDVDASDYTFLLESAEKVASSDPDGAFAPETDDRHARFSFVGYDPRAVVTVHGEESDVEVFDDRYADLVTTDGGDVVDDLRSAMPDVGLRGFPEMNRQHLEGGLVGFLSYDAVYDLWLDEVGLDRPDSRFPDAQFVLTTATVRFDHAEDSVELVFTPVVRADEDAGERYDELVVEAERVEAVLADLDPLSTGGFTRTDEVAGPQDEYEDAVERAKEYVLSGDIYQGVISRTRELYGEVDPLGFYEALREVNPSPYMYLLGYDDLTIIGASPETLVSVAGDHVVSNPIAGTCPRGNSPVEDRRLAGEMLADGKERAEHTMLVDLARNDVRRVSEAGSVRVEEFMNVLKYSHVQHIESTVTGQLAADCDAFDAARAAFPAGTLSGAPKIRAMEIIDELERSPRGPYGGGVGYFDWAGDTDLAIVIRSATIEDGATDGDDSGDRITVQAGAGIVADSDPESEYVETEQKMDGVLTALERIEETPETQGDASVEGQR; this is encoded by the coding sequence GTGAGCCTCGACGTCTCCCGCGAGGAGTTCGCCGAGTTCGCCGAGGCCGACCGGCCGGTCGTCGTGCGCGCGGCCGCCCAACTCGACGTCGACGTCGAACCGCTCGCCGCGTACGCCGCGCTGGCCGGGGGGACCGGCGACGTGGACGCGAGCGACTACACGTTCCTCTTGGAGAGCGCCGAGAAGGTCGCCTCCAGCGACCCCGACGGCGCGTTCGCCCCGGAGACAGACGACCGCCACGCGCGGTTCTCCTTCGTGGGGTACGACCCGCGAGCAGTCGTCACCGTCCACGGCGAGGAGAGCGACGTCGAGGTGTTCGACGACCGGTACGCCGACCTGGTGACGACCGACGGCGGCGACGTCGTCGACGACCTGCGGTCGGCGATGCCCGACGTCGGGTTGCGCGGTTTCCCCGAGATGAACCGCCAGCACCTCGAAGGCGGCCTCGTCGGGTTCCTCTCGTACGACGCCGTCTACGACCTCTGGCTGGACGAAGTCGGACTCGACCGGCCCGACTCGCGGTTCCCCGACGCGCAGTTCGTCCTCACCACGGCGACGGTCCGCTTCGACCACGCGGAAGACTCGGTCGAACTGGTGTTCACGCCCGTCGTCCGAGCGGACGAGGACGCCGGCGAGCGCTACGACGAACTAGTCGTCGAGGCCGAGCGCGTCGAAGCAGTGCTCGCCGACCTCGACCCGCTGTCGACCGGCGGCTTCACCCGGACCGACGAGGTCGCGGGCCCGCAAGACGAGTACGAGGACGCCGTCGAGCGCGCCAAGGAGTACGTCCTCTCGGGGGACATCTACCAGGGCGTCATCTCGCGGACCCGCGAACTGTACGGCGAGGTCGACCCGCTGGGGTTCTACGAGGCGCTCCGCGAGGTGAACCCCTCGCCGTACATGTACTTGCTTGGCTACGACGACCTGACTATCATCGGCGCCAGCCCCGAGACGCTGGTGTCGGTGGCCGGCGACCACGTCGTCTCGAACCCCATCGCCGGCACGTGCCCGCGCGGGAACTCGCCCGTCGAGGACCGACGGCTGGCCGGCGAGATGCTCGCCGACGGGAAGGAACGGGCCGAACACACGATGCTCGTCGACCTGGCACGGAACGACGTCCGCCGGGTCTCAGAGGCCGGGTCCGTCCGCGTCGAGGAGTTCATGAACGTCCTGAAGTACAGCCACGTCCAGCACATCGAATCCACCGTCACGGGCCAGCTCGCCGCCGACTGTGACGCCTTCGACGCGGCACGCGCGGCGTTCCCCGCCGGGACGCTCTCGGGCGCGCCGAAGATCCGGGCGATGGAGATAATCGACGAACTCGAACGCTCGCCGCGCGGCCCCTACGGCGGCGGGGTCGGCTACTTCGACTGGGCCGGCGACACCGATCTCGCCATCGTCATCCGTTCGGCGACCATCGAGGACGGCGCGACCGACGGGGACGACTCCGGCGACCGGATCACGGTGCAGGCCGGCGCCGGCATCGTCGCCGACTCCGACCCGGAGAGCGAGTACGTCGAGACCGAGCAGAAGATGGACGGCGTGCTCACGGCGCTCGAACGAATCGAGGAGACGCCGGAGACTCAGGGAGACGCTAGTGTGGAGGGCCAGCGATGA